One region of Zingiber officinale cultivar Zhangliang chromosome 7B, Zo_v1.1, whole genome shotgun sequence genomic DNA includes:
- the LOC122006683 gene encoding transcription factor MYB36-like isoform X2, giving the protein MGCLVSTCKERGEMGRAPCCDKANVKRGPWCPEEDAKLRAYIEEHGTGGNWIALPHKIGLKRCGKSCRLRWLNYLRPNIKHGDFSEDEDSIICNLYISIGSRWSIIAAQLPGRTDNDIKNYWNTKLKKKFLGKNKQHHAVVSQEQSQRANGMMSDHSINSDRARNLYDPFSSCYQPEVFRGWKDASVTETNHQTECSQINLTSNIHSPPYKNGIIGQDEYRMNGLCDYSAQINWEKESMDSWATSSSMDLQEEALSAWDLSAVFQTDSVLQSGNEDFPWTNQFK; this is encoded by the exons AGAGGGGAGAGATGGGGAGGGCTCCCTGTTGTGACAAGGCCAATGTGAAGAGGGGGCCTTGGTGCCCCGAGGAGGATGCTAAACTTAGGGCTTACATTGAAGAGCATGGCACTGGTGGAAACTGGATTGCACTCCCCCATAAGATTG GGTTGAAGAGATGCGGCAAGAGTTGTCGACTAAGATGGTTGAATTATCTGCGGCCAAACATCAAACATGGTGACTTCTCAGAGGATGAAGACTCCATCATCTGTAATCTGTATATTAGCATTGGGAGCAG GTGGTCGATAATAGCAGCTCAGTTGCCAGGAAGAACAGATAATGACATCAAGAACTATTGGAACACAAAGTTGAAGAAGAAATTTCTTGGCAAGAATAAACAGCATCATGCAGTAGTATCACAAGAACAAAGCCAGAGAGCTAATGGAATGATGTCTGACCATAGCATAAACTCAGACAGGGCTCGAAACCTCTACGATCCCTTCTCCTCCTGCTACCAGCCTGAAGTTTTTCGTGGTTGGAAGGATGCCAGTGTCACTGAGACAAATCATCAAACGGAATGCAGTCAAATCAACCTTACAAGCAATATTCACTCACCTCCATACAAAAACGGGATCATTGGGCAGGATGAGTACAGGATGAATGGGTTGTGTGATTACAGTGCACAAATCAACTGGGAGAAGGAAAGCATGGATTCATGGGCTACCTCGAGTAGCATGGATTTGCAGGAGGAGGCATTGAGTGCGTGGGACTTGTCGGCCGTTTTCCAGACAGATAGTGTTCTTCAAAGTGGCAACGAGGATTTCCCATGGACGAATCAATTCaaatga
- the LOC122006684 gene encoding mitogen-activated protein kinase kinase 5-like, with amino-acid sequence MRPGPAPFLRSQSANPNRPRRRPDLTLPLPQRDAFLAVPLPLPPSSAPSTVGAPSLAPPSSSSSQPPAFSDLERLRRIGSGSGGTVWVVRHRPTGRDYALKVIYGNHDDAVRRQILREIEILRTADNPFVVRCLAMYDHGGEIQILLEFMDGGSLDGCRITSEPFLAEVARQVLAGLAYLHRRKIVHRDIKPSNLLIDSGRRVKIADFGVSRILAQTMDPCNSSVGTIAYMSPERINTDLNHGVYDGYAGDIWSFGLSILEFYLGRFPFGENLGRQGDWASLMCAICYADPPEAPPTASRDFRDFISRCLQKDPARRLTAAQLLQHSFITNNQPSASSVSSAHP; translated from the coding sequence ATGAGGCCAGGTCCAGCACCTTTCCTGCGGTCTCAGTCCGCCAATCCGAACCGGCCTCGCCGCCGGCCCGACCTAACCCTGCCCCTCCCGCAGCGCGACGCCTTCCTCGCCGTTCCCCTCCCCCTCCCGCCGTCCTCCGCCCCCTCCACCGTCGGAGCCCCCTCCCTCGCCCctccatcttcctcctcctcccagCCGCCTGCCTTCTCCGACCTCGAGCGCCTCCGCCGCATCGGCAGCGGCAGCGGCGGCACCGTGTGGGTGGTCCGGCACCGCCCTACAGGCCGCGACTACGCCCTCAAGGTCATCTACGGCAACCACGATGACGCCGTACGGCGCCAGATCCTGCGCGAGATCGAGATCCTACGCACCGCTGATAACCCCTTCGTCGTCCGCTGCCTCGCCATGTACGACCACGGTGGCGAGATCCAGATCCTGCTCGAGTTCATGGACGGTGGATCCCTCGATGGCTGCCGCATCACCTCCGAGCCTTTCCTAGCCGAAGTTGCGCGCCAGGTCCTCGCGGGCCTCGCCTACCTCCACCGGAGGAAGATCGTCCACCGCGATATCAAACCCTCAAATCTCCTCATCGACTCCGGCCGCCGTGTCAAGATCGCCGACTTCGGCGTCAGCCGCATCCTGGCGCAGACCATGGACCCCTGCAACTCCTCCGTCGGCACCATCGCCTATATGAGCCCCGAGCGGATCAACACCGATCTCAACCACGGCGTCTACGACGGCTACGCCGGCGACATCTGGAGCTTCGGCCTCAGCATCCTCGAGTTCTACCTCGGACGATTCCCCTTCGGCGAGAACCTCGGCCGGCAGGGGGACTGGGCCTCTCTCATGTGCGCCATCTGCTATGCTGATCCTCCGGAGGCGCCGCCCACCGCCTCGCGCGACTTCCGAGACTTCATCTCCCGCTGCCTCCAGAAGGATCCGGCGCGACGGCTCACGGCGGCACAGCTCCTCCAGCACTCTTTCATCACAAACAACCAGCCGTCTGCCTCCTCTGTATCATCCGCGCATCCATGA